A stretch of Vigna angularis cultivar LongXiaoDou No.4 chromosome 4, ASM1680809v1, whole genome shotgun sequence DNA encodes these proteins:
- the LOC108321100 gene encoding isoflavone 2'-hydroxylase, protein METLPLFTYCLFFLLSLLIIFKLFFQTKHKNLPPGPPPLPIIGNLNLLECPLHRFLQRMSQTHGHVFSLWFGSRLAVIVSSPSAFQECFTKNDVALANRPRSLSGKHIFYNYTTVGSCSYGELWRNLRRITSLDVLSTQRIHSFAGIRKDETERVIHALAKASRMEYAHVEMSSMFHDMTYNSMMRMLSGKRYYGKEIQAQDLVKAKEFRETVEELLQLAGVSNKADYLPFLRWFDFQNLEKKLKSINKRFDTFLDELIHEQRNKKERENTMIDHLLTLQESQPQYYSDHIIKGLVLAMLFAGTDSSAVTLEWSLSNLLNHPEMLKKARDELNFHVGKDRLVNESDLPKLTYLKKIILETLRLHPPAPLAIPHVSSEDVIIEGFNVPRDTLVMANIWAMHRDPATWTEATSFKPERFDEEGLEKKVVAFGMGRRACPGEGLALQNVGLTLGLLIQCFDWKRVNEDEIDMREANWFTLSRLTPLNAMCKARPLVNEISFN, encoded by the exons ATGGAAACACTTCCCTTGTTCACATACTgtctcttcttcctcctttctcttctcatcattttcaaacttttcttcCAAACAAAGCACAAAAACCTTCCACCAGGCCCACCACCTCTTCCAATAATCGGCAACCTTAACCTCCTCGAATGCCCCCTCCACCGTTTCCTCCAACGCATGTCCCAAACACACGGCCACGTCTTCTCCCTCTGGTTCGGTTCCCGACTCGCCGTCATCGTTTCATCGCCCTCCGCCTTCCAAGAATGTTTCACCAAAAACGACGTCGCCTTGGCCAACCGACCTCGCTCCCTCTCCGGAAAGCACATCTTCTACAACTACACTACCGTGGGGTCGTGCTCCTACGGCGAGCTCTGGCGCAACCTCCGCCGCATCACCTCCCTCGACGTTCTCTCCACGCAGCGCATCCATTCCTTCGCGGGAATCCGCAAGGACGAAACCGAGAGGGTGATCCACGCCCTGGCCAAGGCCTCGCGCATGGAGTACGCGCACGTGGAGATGAGTTCCATGTTCCACGACATGACTTATAACAGCATGATGAGAATGCTGTCGGGGAAGAGATACTACGGGAAGGAGATTCAGGCGCAGGATTTGGTGAAGGCGAAGGAGTTCAGAGAGACGGTGGAGGAGTTGCTGCAACTGGCGGGAGTGTCAAACAAGGCAGATTATTTGCCCTTCCTTCGGTGGTTCGATTTTCAGAACCTGGAGAAGAAGCTGAAGAGTATTAACAAGAGATTCGATACGTTCTTGGATGAACTCATTCACGAGCAACGCAACAAGAAGGAGAGGGAGAATACCATGATAGATCATCTTCTCACTCTGCAGGAATCACAGCCTCAATATTACAGTGATCATATCATCAAAGGCCTTGTTCTG GCAATGCTGTTCGCGGGCACAGATTCTTCTGCTGTGACGTTAGAATGGTCACTGTCAAATTTATTAAACCACCCAGAAATGTTGAAAAAAGCAAGAGATGAATTGAACTTTCACGTCGGAAAAGATCGCTTGGTAAACGAGTCAGACCTTCCAAAACTGACATACCTTAAGAAGATAATACTCGAAACACTGAGATTGCACCCTCCTGCTCCACTGGCAATACCACACGTGTCCTCGGAAGACGTCATCATTGAGGGATTCAACGTTCCACGAGACACCCTAGTGATGGCTAACATCTGGGCCATGCACAGAGACCCAGCGACGTGGACTGAAGCGACAAGTTTCAAACCGGAGAGGTTTGATGAAGAGGGATTGGAGAAAAAGGTGGTTGCGTTTGGAATGGGAAGAAGGGCTTGCCCAGGAGAAGGTTTGGCTCTGCAAAACGTTGGATTAACTTTGGGATTGTTGATTCAGTGCTTTGATTGGAAACGAGTGAATGAGGATGAGATCGATATGAGAGAGGCAAACTGGTTCACCTTGTCGAGATTAACTCCATTGAATGCCATGTGTAAAGCTCGACCACTTGTTAACGAGATTAGCTTCAACTAA
- the LOC108321122 gene encoding isoflavone 2'-hydroxylase: METLPLLPHFLFFLLSLLITFNLLFQKTKHKNLPPGPPPLPIIGNLNLLQRPLHPFLQRMSQTHGHVFSLWFGSRLAVVVSSPTAFQQCFIKNDVALANRPRSLSGKHIFYNYTTVGSCSYGEHWRNLRRIIALDVLSTQRIHSFAGIRKDETERLLRTLAKASRMEYAQVELGSMFHDMTYNNMMRMISGKRYYGNEIQAKDLEEAKEFRETVEQMLQLAGVSNKADYLPFLRWFDFQNLEKKLKSINKRFDTFLDALIHEQHNKKERENTMMDHLLYLQESQPEYYTDQIIKGLVLAMLFAGTDSSAVTLEWSLSNLLNQPEVLKKARDELDSKVGQERLVNESDLPNLPYLRKIILETLRLYPHAPLAIPHVSSEDITIEEFNVPRNTIIIANIWAMQRDPVLWDEATCFKPERFDEEGLEKKLVSFGMGRRACPGETLAMQNVGLTLGLLIQCFDWKRVNEDPIDMREADRFTSSRLTPLKAMCKTRSLIHNLNFK; this comes from the exons ATGGAAACACTTCCCCTGTTACCacactttctcttcttcctcctttctcTTCTCATCACGTTCAACCTTCTCTTCCAAAAAACAAAGCACAAAAACCTTCCACCAGGTCCACCACCTCTTCCCATAATCGGCAACCTTAACCTCCTCCAACGCCCCCTCCACCCTTTCCTCCAACGCATGTCCCAAACACACGGCCACGTCTTCTCCCTCTGGTTCGGTTCCCGTCTCGCCGTCGTCGTTTCGTCGCCCACCGCGTTCCAACAATGCTTCATAAAAAACGACGTCGCCTTGGCCAACCGACCTCGCTCCCTCTCCGGAAAGCACATCTTCTACAACTACACCACCGTGGGGTCCTGCTCCTACGGCGAGCACTGGCGCAACCTCCGCCGCATCATCGCACTCGACGTTCTCTCAACTCAACGCATCCACTCCTTCGCGGGAATCCGCAAAGACGAAACAGAGAGGCTGCTGCGTACCCTGGCCAAGGCCTCGCGAATGGAGTATGCGCAGGTGGAGCTAGGTTCCATGTTCCATGACATGACGTATAACAACATGATGAGGATGATATCGGGGAAAAGGTACTACGGAAATGAGATTCAGGCGAAGGATTTGGAGGAGGCGAAGGAGTTCAGAGAGACGGTGGAACAGATGCTGCAACTGGCGGGAGTTTCCAACAAGGCTGATTATTTGCCCTTCCTTCGGTGGTTCGATTTTCAGAACCTGGAGAAGAAGCTGAAGAGTATTAACAAGAGATTCGATACGTTCTTGGATGCACTCATTCACGAGCAACACAAcaagaaggagagagagaacACTATGATGGATCATCTTCTGTATCTGCAAGAGTCTCAGCCGGAGTACTATACTGATCAAATCATCAAAGGTCTTGTTTTG GCTATGCTCTTCGCCGGAACAGATTCATCAGCCGTAACTTTGGAATGGTCACTGTCAAATTTATTGAACCAGCCAGAGGTGTTGAAGAAAGCAAGAGATGAATTGGATAGCAAAGTAGGGCAAGAGCGTTTGGTAAATGAATCAGACCTTCCAAATCTGCCTTACCTTAGAAAGATAATCCTTGAGACACTTAGGTTATACCCTCATGCACCACTGGCAATACCACATGTTTCCTCAGAAGACATAACCATTGAAGAGTTCAACGTTCCACGAAACACGATAATAATTGCTAATATTTGGGCCATGCAAAGAGACCCTGTATTGTGGGATGAAGCAACATGTTTCAAACCGGAGAGGTTTGATGAAGAGGGATTGGAGAAGAAGTTGGTGTCATTTGGAATGGGAAGAAGGGCTTGTCCGGGAGAAACTTTGGCTATGCAGAATGTTGGGTTGACTTTGGGATTATTAATTCAATGCTTTGACTGGAAGCGAGTAAATGAGGATCCCATTGATATGAGAGAGGCAGATCGGTTCACTTCATCCAGGTTAACTCCATTGAAGGCCATGTGTAAAACCCGCTCACTCATTCACAACCTTAATTTCAAATAA